CGGCAACTGCGCCCGTCTTCGCGAATGCCGTGATTTCCGCATCCGTCATGTGGGTCGCGTGAATGAGGCACCAGCGCTGATCGAGCGGCGCGTGCTCCAGCAGCCATTGCACCGGGCGCCGGCCGGACCAGGCGAGGCAATCCTCGACCTCCTTGATCTGCTCGGCGGCGTGAATGTGCACCGGCCCGCCGTTCGCAAGCGGAATGATCGCCGCGAGCTCGTCCGGGGCGACCGCGCGCAGACTGTGCGGCGCAATGCCGATATTGGCGCCCGGCAATGTTGCGATCACCTTGCGCGAGGCGGTCACGAGCTCTGCGAACTCATCGACCGAGCAGATGAAGCGGCGCTGGCCGTCATGCGGCGGCGCGCCGCCGAAGGAGCCGTGCGCATAAAAACTCGGCAGCAGCGTCAGGCCAATGCCCGAGGCCTCGGCAGCCTGCGCAATACGCCCGGCCATTTCGCCGATATCGGCGTAATGCGAGCCGTCGCGATCGTGATGCAGATAATGGAATTCGCCGACGCGGGTAAAACCCTGCTCCAGCATTTCGACATAAAGCAGCGTGGCAACGGCGGTAACGTCATCCGGCGTCATCGCCAGCGCGAAGCGATACATCGTCTCGCGCCAGGTCCAGAACGTATCGGTGGAATCGCCGCGCAGTTCCGCAAGTCCGGCCATGCCGCGCTGGAAGGCGTGGCTGTGCAGGCTCGCAAGTCCGGGCAGCGCGATGGCGTGGCATTCGGCGCCGGCGGCAGGCTGCACGCCTGGCGTCACCTCCGCGATCGCGCCGGCAGTGATCACCACCTGTACGTCATTGGCCCAGCCCGAGGGCAGGAGCGCGGAGGCGAAATGCAGTCGGGTCATGATTGATTGCACGCCGGCTGGACAGAACCGCCTTACGATTATATGTCTAGACATATAAGTCAAGCATCCCAGGATGCAGAGATATCCGCGAAGGGACACCTTCATGGCAGAGCGCTTCGACCGGATCTGGCACAATGCCCGGCTCGCCACGCTGCGGGCCGACCGTCCCGATCTCGGCGAGATCGAGCATGGCGTGATCGCCGCGCGCGGCGGCCACATCGTCTATGCCGGCGCTGCGGCGGATTTCCCTGGCGATGTCGACGCGATCGAGCGGATCGATTGCGAGGGACGCTGGATTACGCCAGGCCTCATCGACTGCCATACGCATCTCGTCTATGGCGGCAACCGCGCGCACGAATTCGAGTTGCGCCTGAAGGGTGCGAGCTACGAAGAGATCGCGCGGGCCGGCGGCGGCATCGTCTCGACGGTCGCAGCGACGCGCAAGGCGAGCGAGGCCGAGCTTGTCGCAACCGCGCTGCCGCGGCTCGATGCGCTGATCGGCGAGGGCGCCACCACGGTCGAGATCAAGTCCGGCTACGGCCTCGATACCGAGACCGAGATGCGGCAGCTGTCCGCCGCGCGCAGCCTCGGCGCTCAGCGGCCGGTTGCGATCCGTACATCCTTCCTCGGCGCGCACGCCCTGCCGGTCGAAGCCGACGGCGACAAGGATCGCTACATCGATCTCGTGTGCAAGGAGATGCTGCCCGCCGTCGCAAAGGCTGGCCTCGCCGATGCCGTCGATGCCTTCATGGAAGGTATCGCGTTCTCGGCCGAACAGACGGCGCGGGTGTTCGAGACGGCGCGGGGGCTGGGCTTGCCGGTCAAGCTTCATGCCGATCAGCTCTCGAATCTCGGCGGCGCTGCGCTCGCGGCAAGATTCTCGGCGCTCTCCGCCGATCATTTGGAGCATACCGACGAGGCCGGCGCCGCCGCGATGGCGAAGACGGGTACGGTTGCCGTGCTGCTGCCCGGCGCCTTCTACTTCATCCGCGAGACGCAAAAGCCTCCGGTCGAAGTGTTCCGCAAGCACGGTGTGCACATGGCGCTCGCGACCGACTGCAATCCCGGCAGCTCGCCGCTGACCTCGCTGCTGCTCGCCATGAACATGGGCGCGACGTTGTTCCGGATGAATGTCGCCGAATGCCTCGCAGGCGTCACCCGCGAAGGCGCGCGTGCGCTCGGCGTGCTCGCTGAGACCGGCACGCTTGAGGCCGGCAAATGGTGCGACCTCGCGATCTGGGACATCGAGCGGCCCGCCGAGCTGGTCTACCGCATAGGCTTCAATCCGCTGCACCGCCGGGTATGGAGGGGGCAGTGACGGAGCAGGGCGCAGCCATCGTCGTCAAGCCGGGAACGGTCAGCCTCGACGATCTCGCGCGCGTGCTTGCGGGCGCGTCCGTCGTGCTCGATCCTTCTTTTTGGCCCCGCGTGGATGCTGCGGCGGAGATCGTCGCGAAGGCAGCGCACGCCGCGGCGCCCGTCTATGGCATCAACACCGGCTTTGGAAAGCTGGCCTCGAAGCGCATTCCGCCCGATCAGACCACGCTGCTCCAGCGCAATCTCATCGTCTCGCATTGCTGCGGTGTCGGCCCGGCGACGCCCGAGCCGATCGTCCGGCTGATGATGGCGCTGAAGATCATCTCGCTCGGGCGCGGCGCCTCCGGCGTCCGCCGCGCGGTGATCGAGCAATTGCAGGCCATGCTGGCGCGCGGCGTCTACCCGCTGGTGCCGCAGCAGGGCTCGGTCGGCGCCTCCGGCGATCTTGCGCCGCTAGCGCATATGACTGCCGTGATGATCGGCGAGGGGCAGGCGATTGTTGACGGGGAGACTGTATCCGGCAGCGAAGCGCTCGCCGCTGCCAGCCTTACGCCACTGACGCTCGGCCCCAAGGAGGGCTTGGCGCTGATCAACGGCACGCAGTTCTCGACCGCCTACGCCATCGCCGGCGTGCTGCGTGCATTCCGCCTGATCCGCGCCGCGCTTGTCACCGGCGCACTGTCGGTTGATGCGGCAATGGCCTCCACGGCGCCGTTCCGTTCCGAAATCCAGGCGCTGCGCGGCCATGTCGGGCAAACCGCCGCGGCCGCGACGCTGACCGCACTGCTCGACGGCAGCGATATCCGCCTGTCGCATCTCGAAGGCGACGAGCGCGTGCAGGATCCTTATTGCCTGCGTTGCCAGCCGCAGGTCGGGGGTGCGGCGCTCGACCTGATCACGCAGGCCGCACGCACGCTGATCGTCGAGGCCAATGCCGTCACCGACAATCCGCTGGTGCTGGTCGAGACCGGTGAGATCGTCTCCGGCGGCAATTTCCACGCCGAGCCGGTGGCGTTTGCCGCCGACGCCATCGCGCTTGCACTGTCGGAGATCGGCGCGATCAGCGAGCGGCGCATTGCGACGCTGGTCGATCCCGCGCTCAATTTCTGCTTGCCGCCGTTCCTGACACCCGATCCCGGCCTCAACTCCGGCTTCATGATCGCCGAGGTGACGGCGGCGGCGCTCTATGCCGAGAACAAGCAGCGGGCGCTCGCCTGCTCGATCGACTCGACGCCGACCAGCGCGAACCAGGAAGACCACGTCTCGATGGCCGCGCATGCCGCGCGGCGCCTCTCCGATATGGCCGACAATCTCGCCGCCATCTTGGGGATCGAGCTGCTGGTCGCAGCCCAAGGCATCACGCTGCGAGCGCCGCATGCGACCAGCGCGCCGCTCGTTGCCGTCATTGCAAAGCTTCGCGAGCAGGTGCCCGCGCTCGGCGCTGATCGCTACATGGCCGGCGATCTCGCCAAGGCCGCTGCGCTGATCGAAGCCGATGCGTTGCCGGCCGCGGCGATCGCCAGGCTTTCAACCGATCCGTTTCCGAAACTTGACTGAACAAGACTTGACTAAGGGGTGTTCCGCATGAACCGCCGACTGGACAATGACCGCACGATCCGTGCTCCCCGCGGCAGCGAGATCAGCGCCAAGAGCTGGTTGACCGAAGCGCCGCTGCGCATGCTCATGAACAACCTCGATCCTGATGTTGCGGAGCGCCCAAGCGAGCTGGTCGTCTATGGCGGCATCGGCCGTGCCGCGCGCGACTGGGAGAGCTTTGACCGGATCACCGCGGCCTTGCGCAAGCTCGAAGCCGACCAGACGCTGCTGGTGCAGTCCGGCAAGCCGGTCGGCGTGTTCCGCACCCATGCCGATGCGCCGCGCGTGCTGATCGCCAACTCCAACATCGTGCCGCACTGGGCAACGCTGGATCATTTCAACGAGCTCGACCGCCAGGGGCTGATGATGTACGGCCAGATGACCGCGGGCTCCTGGATCTATATCGGCAGCCAGGGCATCGTGCAGGGCACTTACGAGACCTTTGTCGAGGTTGGTCGTCGCCATTACGGCGGCAGCCTCGCCGGCAAATGGATCCTCACCGCCGGTCTCGGCGGCATGGGCGGGGCGCAGCCGCTGGCCGCGACCATGGCCGGCGCCTCGATGCTCGCGGTCGAGTGCCAACCGAGCCGCATCGAGATGCGCTTGCGCACCGGCTATCTCGATCGCCAGGCCGCTACGCTCGACGAAGCGCTGGCGATCATGGAAGAGGCCAAGAAGACGAAGAAGGCGGTCTCGGTCGGCCTGCTCGGCAATGCCGCCGAGATTTTCCCGGAGCTGGTCCGTCGCGGCGTCAAGCCCGACATCGTCACCGACCAGACCAGCGCGCATGATCCGATCAACGGCTATCTGCCCAAGGGCTGGACGCTCGCCGATTGGGAGACCAAGCGCGCGTCCGATCCGAAGGCGGTCGAGCGCGCCTCAAAGACCTCGATGGTCGAGCATGTCCAGGCCATGCTGGATTTCCACGCTCAGGGCATTCCGACGCTCGACTACGGCAACAACATTCGCCAGATGGCGCAGGACATGGGCCTGAAGAACGCCTTCGATTTTCCCGGCTTCGTGCCGGCCTATATCCGCCCGCTGTTCTGCCGCGGCGTCGGACCGTTCCGCTGGGCCGCGCTGTCGGGCGATCCCGAGGACATCTTCAAGACCGACGCCAAGGTCAAGGAGCTGATGCCTGACGACAAGCATCTGCATAATTGGCTCGACATGGCCAAGGAGCGAATCAAGTTCCAGGGCCTGCCGGCGCGGATCTGCTGGGTCGGCCTCGGCGATCGCCATCGCCTCGGCCTCGCCTTCAACGAGATGGTGGCGCGCGGCGAGTTGAAAGCGCCGATCGTGATCGGCCGC
This is a stretch of genomic DNA from Bradyrhizobium sp. CB2312. It encodes these proteins:
- a CDS encoding formimidoylglutamate deiminase is translated as MTRLHFASALLPSGWANDVQVVITAGAIAEVTPGVQPAAGAECHAIALPGLASLHSHAFQRGMAGLAELRGDSTDTFWTWRETMYRFALAMTPDDVTAVATLLYVEMLEQGFTRVGEFHYLHHDRDGSHYADIGEMAGRIAQAAEASGIGLTLLPSFYAHGSFGGAPPHDGQRRFICSVDEFAELVTASRKVIATLPGANIGIAPHSLRAVAPDELAAIIPLANGGPVHIHAAEQIKEVEDCLAWSGRRPVQWLLEHAPLDQRWCLIHATHMTDAEITAFAKTGAVAGLCPITEASLGDGIFPVREFLAAGGAFGVGTDSNVLVGAADELRQLEYGQRLKHRQRNVLSSGAGRSTGRTLFDHAFADGAQAMAQAIVGLTPGARADIVTLDTAHPSLAGRTHDAVTDGWIFAAGGGAIDCVWAGGHKVVEGGRHRLRQAARERFNAAVRRLVA
- the hutU gene encoding urocanate hydratase, which translates into the protein MNRRLDNDRTIRAPRGSEISAKSWLTEAPLRMLMNNLDPDVAERPSELVVYGGIGRAARDWESFDRITAALRKLEADQTLLVQSGKPVGVFRTHADAPRVLIANSNIVPHWATLDHFNELDRQGLMMYGQMTAGSWIYIGSQGIVQGTYETFVEVGRRHYGGSLAGKWILTAGLGGMGGAQPLAATMAGASMLAVECQPSRIEMRLRTGYLDRQAATLDEALAIMEEAKKTKKAVSVGLLGNAAEIFPELVRRGVKPDIVTDQTSAHDPINGYLPKGWTLADWETKRASDPKAVERASKTSMVEHVQAMLDFHAQGIPTLDYGNNIRQMAQDMGLKNAFDFPGFVPAYIRPLFCRGVGPFRWAALSGDPEDIFKTDAKVKELMPDDKHLHNWLDMAKERIKFQGLPARICWVGLGDRHRLGLAFNEMVARGELKAPIVIGRDHLDSGSVASPNRETEAMKDGSDAVSDWPLLNALLNCASGATWVSLHHGGGVGIGYSQHAGMVIVADGTPEAARRIERVLWNDPASGVMRHADAGYDIAIDCARDKGLDLPSLA
- the hutH gene encoding histidine ammonia-lyase; translated protein: MTEQGAAIVVKPGTVSLDDLARVLAGASVVLDPSFWPRVDAAAEIVAKAAHAAAPVYGINTGFGKLASKRIPPDQTTLLQRNLIVSHCCGVGPATPEPIVRLMMALKIISLGRGASGVRRAVIEQLQAMLARGVYPLVPQQGSVGASGDLAPLAHMTAVMIGEGQAIVDGETVSGSEALAAASLTPLTLGPKEGLALINGTQFSTAYAIAGVLRAFRLIRAALVTGALSVDAAMASTAPFRSEIQALRGHVGQTAAAATLTALLDGSDIRLSHLEGDERVQDPYCLRCQPQVGGAALDLITQAARTLIVEANAVTDNPLVLVETGEIVSGGNFHAEPVAFAADAIALALSEIGAISERRIATLVDPALNFCLPPFLTPDPGLNSGFMIAEVTAAALYAENKQRALACSIDSTPTSANQEDHVSMAAHAARRLSDMADNLAAILGIELLVAAQGITLRAPHATSAPLVAVIAKLREQVPALGADRYMAGDLAKAAALIEADALPAAAIARLSTDPFPKLD
- the hutI gene encoding imidazolonepropionase, translating into MAERFDRIWHNARLATLRADRPDLGEIEHGVIAARGGHIVYAGAAADFPGDVDAIERIDCEGRWITPGLIDCHTHLVYGGNRAHEFELRLKGASYEEIARAGGGIVSTVAATRKASEAELVATALPRLDALIGEGATTVEIKSGYGLDTETEMRQLSAARSLGAQRPVAIRTSFLGAHALPVEADGDKDRYIDLVCKEMLPAVAKAGLADAVDAFMEGIAFSAEQTARVFETARGLGLPVKLHADQLSNLGGAALAARFSALSADHLEHTDEAGAAAMAKTGTVAVLLPGAFYFIRETQKPPVEVFRKHGVHMALATDCNPGSSPLTSLLLAMNMGATLFRMNVAECLAGVTREGARALGVLAETGTLEAGKWCDLAIWDIERPAELVYRIGFNPLHRRVWRGQ